Proteins encoded within one genomic window of Solea senegalensis isolate Sse05_10M linkage group LG11, IFAPA_SoseM_1, whole genome shotgun sequence:
- the dffa gene encoding DNA fragmentation factor subunit alpha, translating into MTDRRPCRVCNFTRQKSYGLVVPSLDDLKIKGSEFLGFSPREQVTVVLENDGTIVEDQAYFLCLPPNTKFMLLHDKDLWSPLRRMDGGTAWMARESVILESDTVDANIDVPPWCDLAHQLKQDLASIILMSEADIQTLVDAPCPELASALRFQEKTTESLQESLQRFLDRKEEERQSKELLQLYLKAVEKEDMQQEEQGKSSLGGAEDVDMPDGLEVESASGFMSRTLMVLKGKTSPETRLSTEDLQMVVTKGIDTMEQVLGWNRTRTSELLQACEAELTKRLQQVQAIQSVRSSAQESGETCAEESEATQDNN; encoded by the exons ATGACAGACAGGAGACCGTGTAGAGTGTGTAATTTCACACGACAGAAATCATACGGGTTGGTCGTTCCCTCCCTGGATGATCTGAAGATAAAAG GGTCTGAGTTCCTTGGGTTCAGCCCCAGAGAACAAGTCACAGTCGTGCTGGAGAATGATGGGACAATAGTAGAGGATCAGGCCTATTTCTTGTGTTTACCCCCGAACACCAAGTTCATGCTCCTGCATGATAAAGACTTGTGGTCTCCACTTCGCAGAA TGGATGGTGGCACGGCCTGGATGGCCAGAGAGTCTGTGATACTGGAAAGTGATACCGTTGATGCCAACATTGATGTCCCACCCTGGTGCGACTTGGCTCATCAGCTGAAGCAGGACCTGGCCAGCATCATCCTAATGTCTGAAGCAGACATACAG ACCTTGGTAGATGCCCCATGCCCTGAGCTGGCCTCTGCTTTGCGTTTCCAAGAAAAGACCACCGAGAGCCTTCAGGAGTCACTGCAGAGGTTTTTGGACCGAAAAGAGGAAGAGCGGCAGTCCAAAGAGTTGCTCCAGCTCTACCTCAAAGCTGTGGAGAAAGAGGACATGCAGCAGGAAGAGCAGGGGAAGTCCAGTCTAGGAG GGGCTGAAGATGTTGATATGCCAGATGGACTGGAAGTGGAGTCTGCATCCGGATTCATGTCTAGGACCTTGATGGTGCTGAAAGGCAAAACAAGCCCAGAGACCAGGCTCTCCACTGAAGATCTGCAG ATGGTAGTGACCAAAGGGATTGACACTATGGAGCAGGTGCTGGGCTGGAACAGGACAAGGACGTCCGAGCTGCTCCAGGCCTGTGAAGCTGAGCTGACCAAACGTCTGCAGCAGGTTCAGGCCATACAGTCCGTCAGGAGCAGCGCGCAAGAGTCCGGTGAGACGTGCGCCGAGGAGAGCGAAGCAACTCAAGACAACAACTAG